In a single window of the Streptacidiphilus sp. P02-A3a genome:
- a CDS encoding helix-turn-helix domain-containing protein codes for MNHASWKTHRAKELTGADTDLGPQAQQVYDETGLAIELGRSIYQRRTELGWSQSELARRAGMTQPAIARLENSLTLPSTRTLLRIATALGQPLNITIGEAA; via the coding sequence ATGAACCACGCCAGTTGGAAGACGCATCGTGCCAAGGAGCTCACCGGCGCGGACACGGATCTCGGCCCCCAGGCCCAGCAGGTCTACGACGAAACCGGCCTGGCCATCGAACTCGGCCGCTCCATCTACCAGCGCCGCACCGAACTGGGCTGGTCCCAGTCCGAGCTCGCACGCCGGGCTGGGATGACCCAGCCGGCCATAGCTCGCCTTGAGAACAGCCTCACTCTCCCCTCCACGCGCACCCTGCTGCGCATCGCCACCGCACTCGGGCAGCCGCTCAACATCACCATCGGCGAAGCCGCTTGA
- a CDS encoding Dabb family protein — MIRHLVLFKLNEGVTKDDPRAVAGATIFADLGTKIPQLREWECGWNVTERDIAYDFAINSLVDDAASLQSYLTHPAHQEGVAHWKAFATWVIADIPV, encoded by the coding sequence ATGATCCGCCACCTGGTCCTGTTCAAACTGAACGAGGGCGTCACCAAGGACGACCCGCGCGCCGTCGCCGGGGCGACGATCTTCGCTGACCTGGGCACCAAGATCCCGCAGCTGCGCGAGTGGGAGTGCGGCTGGAACGTGACCGAGCGGGACATCGCCTACGACTTCGCCATCAACAGCCTGGTGGACGACGCCGCCTCGCTCCAGTCGTACCTGACCCACCCCGCGCACCAGGAGGGCGTCGCCCACTGGAAGGCCTTCGCGACCTGGGTCATCGCCGACATCCCGGTCTGA
- a CDS encoding Fic family protein, with amino-acid sequence MEARSTSAIEGTCVGMEDVLKADFEDASDISSDVAEVRNYVRIAEIATTAINDRPVTVALLEYLQGILVSGTSSHTTQAGQVRTTDAFIGVRTANVEDARFVPCPHGHRLRDGLLDWEGWINQAGPEMHLMTRIAVGHYQFETLHPFNDGNGRLGRLVMLLQLMRAGELTHPVVALSPWLESRRREYRDQLFEVSATGVTLRIAEGLIGYPMLTITWAAKRYGVTYQTVSNAVSKLVALGLLRQYGEGSYDRVFINDEALRVLVG; translated from the coding sequence GTGGAAGCGCGCAGCACCTCGGCGATCGAGGGCACCTGTGTGGGGATGGAGGACGTCCTCAAAGCCGACTTCGAGGACGCATCCGATATCAGCTCCGACGTGGCAGAGGTCCGCAACTACGTCCGGATCGCGGAAATCGCGACGACGGCGATCAACGACCGACCTGTCACAGTTGCCCTGCTGGAGTACCTGCAGGGCATCCTCGTAAGCGGAACCTCCAGCCACACCACCCAGGCCGGGCAGGTACGAACCACGGACGCCTTCATCGGCGTCAGGACCGCCAATGTCGAGGACGCCCGCTTCGTCCCCTGCCCACACGGCCATCGGCTCAGGGACGGGCTTCTCGACTGGGAGGGCTGGATCAACCAGGCGGGCCCCGAGATGCACCTGATGACGCGTATCGCTGTGGGGCACTACCAGTTCGAGACCCTGCACCCCTTCAATGACGGTAACGGCCGCCTGGGCAGGCTGGTGATGCTGCTCCAGCTGATGCGCGCCGGAGAGCTGACCCACCCTGTCGTCGCCCTGTCACCGTGGCTTGAGTCACGGCGACGCGAGTACCGGGATCAGCTCTTCGAAGTCAGCGCCACCGGCGTCACCCTGCGCATCGCCGAGGGCCTGATCGGGTATCCCATGCTCACCATCACATGGGCTGCCAAGAGGTACGGCGTGACCTACCAGACCGTCAGTAACGCCGTGAGCAAGCTCGTCGCCCTGGGCCTGCTCCGCCAGTACGGCGAGGGAAGCTACGACCGAGTGTTCATCAACGATGAGGCCCTGCGAGTCCTGGTCGGCTGA
- a CDS encoding glucarate dehydratase family protein, which translates to MRIQRITVTPVAFHDPALLNAVGVHEPYALRSVIQLHCDDGVVGLGESYGDDAFLALLDAAARAITGMDVFHLGRIQQAVAAAVGGGAFADSHGLTGGSSHSKTVLSVFAAFEVACLDAQGKAVGRPVADLLGGAVRERVPFSAYLFYKWAGHPGAAEDSWGAALDPDGIVRQARRMIDEYGFGAVKLKGGVFPPEQEIEAVRALRAAFPELPLRLDPNAAWSVPTAIKVAEQLDGVLEYLEDPVAGITPMAEVAREAAMPLATNMCVVAPEHLDPAVRQRAIGVLLSDHHYWGGLRHTQELSGLCADFGVGLSMHSNSHLGISLAAMVQVAAATPHLSYACDTHWPWKRADEDVIVPGALRFSGGAVPLPDAPGLGVELDPDGLARLHELYLGCGQRRRDDTAYMRSIEPGFQPKPPGW; encoded by the coding sequence GTGAGGATCCAGCGGATCACCGTCACCCCGGTCGCCTTCCACGACCCGGCCCTGCTCAACGCCGTCGGCGTGCACGAGCCCTACGCCCTGCGCAGCGTCATCCAGCTGCACTGCGACGACGGCGTCGTCGGCCTCGGCGAGTCCTACGGCGACGACGCCTTCCTGGCCCTGCTGGACGCCGCCGCCCGGGCGATCACCGGGATGGACGTGTTCCACCTCGGCCGGATCCAGCAGGCGGTGGCGGCGGCCGTGGGCGGCGGCGCCTTCGCCGACAGCCACGGCCTGACCGGCGGCAGCTCGCACAGCAAGACCGTGCTGTCGGTGTTCGCCGCGTTCGAGGTCGCCTGCCTGGACGCCCAGGGCAAGGCCGTCGGCCGCCCGGTCGCCGACCTGCTCGGCGGCGCGGTCCGGGAGCGGGTCCCGTTCTCCGCCTACCTGTTCTACAAGTGGGCCGGGCACCCGGGCGCGGCCGAGGACTCCTGGGGCGCGGCGCTGGACCCGGACGGCATCGTCCGGCAGGCCCGCCGGATGATCGACGAGTACGGCTTCGGCGCGGTCAAGCTCAAGGGCGGGGTGTTCCCCCCGGAGCAGGAGATCGAGGCGGTCCGCGCGCTGCGCGCGGCCTTCCCCGAGCTGCCGTTGCGGCTCGACCCCAACGCCGCCTGGAGCGTCCCCACCGCGATCAAGGTCGCCGAGCAGCTGGACGGCGTGCTGGAGTACCTGGAGGACCCGGTCGCCGGGATCACCCCGATGGCGGAGGTGGCCCGGGAGGCGGCGATGCCGCTGGCGACCAACATGTGCGTGGTCGCGCCCGAGCACCTGGACCCGGCGGTACGGCAGCGGGCGATCGGCGTGCTGCTGTCGGACCACCACTACTGGGGTGGGCTGCGTCACACCCAGGAGCTCTCCGGGCTGTGCGCGGACTTCGGCGTGGGACTGTCCATGCACTCCAACAGCCACCTCGGGATCAGCCTGGCCGCCATGGTGCAGGTCGCCGCGGCGACCCCGCACCTCAGCTACGCCTGCGACACCCACTGGCCGTGGAAGCGCGCCGACGAGGACGTCATCGTCCCCGGCGCGCTGCGGTTCAGCGGGGGTGCGGTGCCGCTGCCGGACGCCCCCGGGCTCGGCGTGGAGCTCGACCCGGACGGCCTCGCCCGGCTGCACGAGCTGTACCTCGGCTGCGGGCAGCGCCGCCGGGACGACACCGCGTACATGCGGAGCATCGAGCCCGGTTTCCAGCCGAAGCCGCCGGGCTGGTGA
- a CDS encoding RNA polymerase sigma factor SigF: METAGPIETAGPVIGTERDGLDTRTLSRSLFQRFATLTPESRDYTYVRDTLIELNLPLVRYAAARFRSRNEPMEDIVQVGTIGLIKAIDRFDSERGVEFPTFAMPTIIGEIKRFFRDTSWSVRVPRRLQELRLSLTRAGDELAQRLDRSPTVAELAAALGVSEEDVVEGLAVGNAYTASSLDTAPTDEDGEGPLAERLGYEDAAMEGVEYRESLKPLLARLPARERRIIMLRFFGNMTQSQIGEEIGISQMHVSRLLTRTLATLREGLIAEA; this comes from the coding sequence ATCGAGACAGCCGGACCGATCGAGACGGCGGGGCCCGTCATCGGCACCGAGCGGGACGGGCTGGACACCCGCACGCTGTCCCGCTCGCTGTTCCAGCGCTTCGCCACGCTGACCCCCGAGTCCCGCGACTACACCTACGTCCGGGACACCCTGATCGAGCTCAACCTGCCGCTGGTGCGCTACGCCGCCGCCCGCTTCCGCAGCCGCAACGAGCCGATGGAGGACATCGTCCAGGTCGGCACCATCGGCCTGATCAAGGCCATCGACCGGTTCGACAGCGAGCGCGGGGTCGAGTTCCCGACCTTCGCGATGCCCACCATCATCGGCGAGATCAAGCGCTTCTTCCGGGACACCAGCTGGTCGGTGCGGGTCCCGCGGCGGCTCCAGGAGCTGCGGCTCTCGCTCACCCGGGCCGGGGACGAGCTCGCCCAGCGGCTCGACCGCTCGCCGACCGTCGCCGAACTGGCCGCCGCCCTCGGCGTCAGCGAGGAGGACGTGGTCGAGGGCCTGGCCGTCGGCAACGCCTACACCGCCAGCTCGCTGGACACCGCGCCCACCGACGAGGACGGCGAGGGGCCGCTCGCCGAACGGCTCGGCTACGAGGACGCCGCCATGGAGGGCGTCGAGTACCGCGAGTCGCTGAAGCCGCTGCTGGCCCGGCTCCCGGCACGGGAGCGGCGGATCATCATGCTCCGGTTCTTCGGCAACATGACGCAGTCGCAGATCGGCGAGGAGATCGGGATCTCGCAGATGCACGTCTCCCGGCTGCTCACCCGGACCCTGGCCACGCTCAGGGAGGGGCTGATCGCCGAAGCGTGA
- a CDS encoding NAD(P)/FAD-dependent oxidoreductase, producing MTRAATWDSALVLGGGYAGMLAARVLSGHVRRVTVLEQDTSPGAAARPGVPQAHHPHALLARGAEQLEEFFPGIRAELRSRGCPVGDFAEAGRILFPTGWAPRQPVGVEVQLVARTVLEQAIRERVTALDAVTVRDGVRVERLLLRDEGEGVGVVVRPRGPDGEGGAGAAETILRADLVVDATGRGSRLPRWLTDAGHRLPESLVVDAKASYASRLYTLKEDPERDWNSSYQPTMAPSVPRGAVAVRIGPTEWLLGLLGAAGNTPPDDDEGFRAYAAALRNPDFLRIIDEGEPVGPVHRTHTTANRWHRYHRVRDWPDRLIALGDSVCAFNPVYGQGMTVAALQSRLLDSRLTRRAASGRLDGLGPAFQRGAAALVRGPWLLSTATDRAWQDTAIPLTSRIATGYLAALTARLPHHPGLYRRFVRTLQMLDSPASLASPAALAQLASIPSVARHQAACSCPAAHP from the coding sequence ATGACCCGAGCGGCGACCTGGGACAGCGCCCTGGTGCTTGGCGGCGGCTACGCGGGCATGCTCGCCGCGCGGGTGCTGTCCGGACACGTCCGCCGGGTGACGGTCCTGGAGCAGGACACCTCGCCCGGTGCGGCGGCGCGACCCGGCGTCCCGCAGGCGCACCATCCGCACGCGCTGCTGGCCCGCGGCGCCGAGCAGCTGGAGGAGTTCTTCCCCGGCATCAGGGCCGAACTGCGGTCCCGGGGCTGCCCGGTGGGGGACTTCGCCGAGGCCGGGCGGATCCTGTTCCCGACCGGCTGGGCGCCGCGGCAGCCGGTCGGGGTCGAGGTGCAGCTGGTCGCGCGCACCGTCCTGGAGCAGGCGATACGGGAGCGGGTGACCGCGCTGGACGCGGTCACGGTACGGGACGGCGTGCGGGTCGAACGCCTGCTGCTGCGCGACGAGGGGGAGGGCGTCGGCGTCGTGGTGCGCCCGCGCGGGCCGGACGGCGAGGGCGGCGCCGGTGCCGCCGAAACGATCCTGCGTGCCGACCTGGTGGTGGACGCCACCGGCCGTGGCAGCAGGCTGCCGCGCTGGCTCACCGACGCGGGCCACCGGCTCCCCGAGAGCCTGGTGGTGGACGCGAAGGCCAGCTACGCCTCCCGGCTGTACACCCTCAAGGAGGACCCGGAACGCGACTGGAACTCCAGCTACCAGCCCACCATGGCCCCCTCGGTGCCGCGTGGCGCCGTCGCCGTGCGGATCGGCCCCACCGAGTGGCTGCTCGGCCTGCTCGGCGCGGCCGGGAACACCCCGCCCGACGACGACGAGGGGTTCCGCGCCTACGCCGCCGCCCTGCGCAACCCCGACTTCCTGCGGATCATCGACGAGGGCGAACCCGTCGGGCCCGTCCACCGCACCCACACCACCGCCAACCGCTGGCACCGCTACCACCGGGTCCGGGACTGGCCGGATCGGCTGATCGCGCTGGGTGACTCCGTCTGCGCCTTCAACCCCGTCTACGGCCAGGGCATGACCGTGGCCGCGCTGCAGAGCCGACTGCTGGACAGCAGGCTCACCCGCCGCGCCGCGAGCGGCCGACTGGACGGCCTGGGCCCGGCGTTCCAGCGCGGGGCAGCCGCCCTGGTCCGCGGCCCCTGGCTGCTCAGCACCGCCACCGACCGCGCCTGGCAGGACACCGCGATACCGCTGACCAGCCGCATCGCCACCGGCTACCTCGCCGCCCTGACCGCCCGCCTGCCGCACCACCCCGGCCTGTACCGGCGCTTCGTCCGGACCCTGCAGATGCTGGACAGCCCGGCCTCCCTCGCCTCCCCGGCCGCCCTGGCCCAGCTCGCCTCGATCCCCTCCGTCGCCCGGCACCAGGCCGCCTGTTCCTGCCCCGCCGCGCACCCCTGA
- a CDS encoding transglycosylase domain-containing protein — protein MPRPHMSAAASVMRRGVRSKAAMSVSLLGASVLAGALVASLCIPAVGAVGLGAKAAADDFNSVPDNLVLPTLAQESTIYDSAGNVIARFYPQDRVSEPLSKIAPMMQNALIDIEDHRFYQHGAIDLEGTLRALLKNSSSGDVSQGGSTLTQQYVKNVFINDAGDSNSTGFAQATRQTVGRKIQELRYAIKLEETLSKQQILDDYLNITYFGEQAYGVQAAAELYFSVPASKLTIPQAAMLAGLEQSPSAYDPIHNPANAIIRRNQVLAAMATYGTITAVQAKAAEASPLDLKVTYPQAGCITADKGEGFFCDYVAQQILDDPAFGATAADRQQLWNTGGLKIHTTLDPKDQAATNKAIADHTNPADSTVAVSAMVQPGTGNILAMAQSRPYGTGSNQTEINYNATAVQDGGEGFQTGSVFKAITAATALSQGIPLSYKINAVATGPYPRMTNCSGEVQPEVGGDMNDTPVPYGEITMVQAMAASVNTYFVPLEAQVGLCNVVHMAQAFGLGYQAAPDSKSPNGLAPIMQVQSLTLGVNDYTPLQMANVYATFADQGRYCDTTAITSVTNASGKSLAVPSADCHQVVTPSVAAGVNTLLHSVVSDAGGTGAPDAINWSDAGKTGTTNDDDQAWFDGYTSQIADATMMTNPNYPSDSLDGVDIDGTTYQHAYGYLLPGPIWKEAMTGAMSGLPNEPLNFG, from the coding sequence ATGCCCCGCCCACATATGTCCGCCGCCGCGTCAGTGATGCGCAGGGGCGTCCGCTCCAAGGCCGCTATGTCGGTGAGCCTGCTGGGCGCGAGCGTGCTGGCCGGCGCGCTGGTGGCGTCCCTGTGCATTCCCGCCGTCGGCGCCGTCGGTCTGGGCGCCAAGGCCGCGGCGGACGACTTCAACTCGGTCCCGGACAACCTGGTCCTGCCGACGCTGGCGCAGGAGTCCACCATCTACGACTCCGCCGGGAACGTCATCGCCCGGTTCTACCCGCAGGACCGCGTCTCCGAGCCGCTCAGCAAGATCGCGCCGATGATGCAGAACGCGCTGATCGACATCGAGGACCACCGGTTCTACCAGCACGGTGCGATCGACCTGGAGGGCACGCTGCGGGCGCTGCTGAAGAACTCCAGCTCCGGGGACGTCTCCCAGGGCGGATCGACGCTGACCCAGCAGTACGTCAAGAACGTCTTCATCAACGACGCGGGCGACTCCAACTCGACCGGGTTCGCGCAGGCCACCCGGCAGACCGTGGGCCGCAAGATCCAGGAGCTGCGGTACGCGATCAAGCTGGAGGAGACGCTGTCCAAGCAGCAGATCCTGGACGACTACCTCAACATCACCTACTTCGGTGAACAGGCGTACGGGGTCCAGGCGGCGGCCGAGCTGTACTTCAGCGTCCCCGCCAGCAAGCTGACCATCCCCCAGGCGGCCATGCTGGCCGGTCTGGAGCAGTCCCCGTCGGCCTACGACCCGATCCACAATCCGGCGAACGCGATCATCCGCCGCAACCAGGTGCTCGCCGCGATGGCCACCTACGGCACCATCACCGCGGTCCAGGCGAAGGCCGCCGAGGCGAGCCCGCTCGACCTGAAGGTGACCTACCCGCAGGCCGGCTGCATCACCGCGGACAAGGGCGAGGGCTTCTTCTGCGACTACGTCGCCCAGCAGATCCTGGACGACCCGGCCTTCGGGGCGACGGCGGCGGACCGGCAGCAGCTGTGGAACACCGGCGGCCTGAAGATCCACACCACCCTCGACCCCAAGGACCAGGCGGCCACCAACAAGGCGATCGCCGACCACACGAACCCGGCCGACTCCACGGTCGCGGTCTCGGCGATGGTCCAGCCCGGCACCGGGAACATCCTGGCGATGGCGCAGAGCCGTCCGTACGGCACCGGGTCCAACCAGACCGAGATCAACTACAACGCCACCGCGGTCCAGGACGGCGGCGAGGGATTCCAGACCGGCTCGGTCTTCAAGGCGATCACCGCCGCGACGGCGCTGTCCCAGGGCATCCCGCTGAGCTACAAGATCAACGCGGTCGCCACCGGCCCCTACCCGCGGATGACCAACTGCTCCGGGGAGGTGCAGCCCGAGGTGGGCGGCGACATGAACGACACCCCGGTCCCCTACGGTGAGATCACCATGGTCCAGGCCATGGCCGCCTCGGTGAACACCTACTTCGTGCCGCTGGAGGCGCAGGTCGGCCTCTGCAACGTGGTGCACATGGCCCAGGCCTTCGGCCTCGGCTACCAGGCCGCGCCGGACTCCAAGTCCCCGAACGGGCTGGCCCCGATCATGCAGGTGCAGTCACTGACCCTGGGCGTCAACGACTACACCCCGCTGCAGATGGCCAACGTCTACGCGACCTTCGCCGACCAGGGCCGGTACTGCGACACCACCGCGATCACCTCGGTCACCAACGCCTCGGGCAAGAGCCTCGCGGTCCCGTCCGCCGACTGCCACCAGGTGGTCACCCCGTCGGTGGCGGCCGGGGTCAACACGCTGCTCCACTCCGTGGTCTCGGACGCCGGCGGCACCGGCGCCCCGGACGCCATCAACTGGTCCGACGCGGGCAAGACCGGCACCACCAACGACGACGACCAGGCCTGGTTCGACGGCTACACCAGCCAGATCGCCGACGCGACCATGATGACCAACCCGAACTACCCCAGCGACTCCCTCGACGGGGTCGACATCGACGGCACCACCTACCAGCACGCCTACGGCTACCTGCTCCCGGGCCCGATCTGGAAGGAAGCCATGACCGGCGCGATGTCCGGCCTCCCGAACGAGCCCCTGAACTTCGGCTAG
- a CDS encoding tyrosine-protein phosphatase: protein MSESQTIDDQTREPARSLGLHGAANARDLGGYRTVDGRTVRAGVALRGDALHRLTDDDLAVVADLGIRQVVDLRGLNEVQENGSDRLPGLTPAEIARVELSDGVTSIGSGPIRLVHLPVYSAEHDIYVDLRDVLAGQDPAAQHALLGDGGGERIMSEMYRWFVTDPVIRSRFAETVRLLADPDGTPLLFHCTAGKDRTGWAAAIVLTALGVDRDTVYRDYLLTNERSASTIERIMEMFTRRRVLEDPSLMIPVIRAEAGYLDAAFAAVAEGWADFDDFLAEGLGLDAGTLASLRRNLLTD from the coding sequence GTGAGCGAGTCGCAGACCATCGACGACCAGACTCGGGAGCCGGCCCGCAGCCTCGGCCTTCACGGCGCCGCCAACGCCCGTGACCTGGGGGGATACCGCACCGTCGACGGCCGGACGGTACGCGCCGGGGTGGCCCTGCGCGGCGACGCGCTGCACCGGCTGACCGATGACGACCTGGCGGTCGTCGCCGACCTGGGGATCCGCCAGGTGGTCGACCTGCGCGGGCTGAACGAGGTCCAGGAGAACGGCAGCGACCGGCTGCCCGGCCTGACCCCGGCCGAGATCGCCCGGGTCGAACTCAGCGACGGCGTGACCAGCATCGGCTCGGGCCCGATCCGGCTGGTGCACCTGCCGGTCTACTCCGCCGAGCACGACATCTACGTCGATCTGCGGGACGTCCTCGCGGGCCAGGACCCGGCGGCGCAGCACGCGCTGCTCGGGGACGGCGGCGGCGAGCGGATCATGTCGGAGATGTACCGCTGGTTCGTGACCGACCCGGTGATCCGCTCCCGCTTCGCGGAAACGGTTCGGCTGCTGGCCGATCCGGACGGGACGCCGCTGCTGTTCCACTGCACGGCGGGCAAGGACCGCACCGGCTGGGCGGCGGCGATCGTGCTGACCGCGCTGGGGGTGGACCGGGACACGGTCTACCGGGACTACCTGCTGACCAACGAGCGCTCCGCGAGCACCATCGAGCGGATCATGGAGATGTTCACCAGGCGCCGGGTGCTGGAGGACCCGTCCCTGATGATCCCGGTGATCCGGGCCGAGGCCGGGTACCTGGACGCGGCCTTCGCGGCGGTGGCGGAGGGCTGGGCCGACTTCGACGACTTCCTCGCCGAGGGCCTGGGCCTGGACGCCGGGACGCTGGCGTCGCTGCGCCGGAACCTGCTGACCGACTGA
- a CDS encoding RNA polymerase sigma factor SigF, with protein sequence MGSAKDEGDAPAPPTPVDQSRVDVRTLTRVLFERLAELPADAPERDRVRAALIEVNLPLVRYAAARFRGRSEPMEDVIQVGTIGLINAIDRFDPTRGVQFPTYALPTILGEIKRYFRDNVRTMHVPRRLQELWVQVSAAMEDLTVAHGRMPKVPEIAANLRIPEEDVRACLDAGRAYNATSLEAAQEHDGGLALLDRLGYEDATLTHVEHRDMVRHLLVQLPERERQIVMLRFFGNLTQSQISTELGMSQMHVSRLLARIFTRLRNSNSWEA encoded by the coding sequence ATGGGGAGTGCAAAGGACGAGGGTGACGCACCCGCGCCCCCCACCCCCGTCGACCAGTCACGGGTGGACGTACGGACCCTCACCCGCGTCCTCTTCGAACGCCTGGCCGAGCTCCCCGCCGACGCCCCCGAGCGCGACCGCGTCCGCGCCGCGCTGATCGAGGTCAACCTCCCCCTGGTGCGCTACGCCGCCGCCCGTTTCCGGGGCCGCAGCGAGCCGATGGAGGACGTCATCCAGGTCGGCACGATCGGCCTGATCAACGCCATCGACCGGTTCGACCCCACCCGGGGCGTGCAGTTCCCCACGTACGCGCTGCCGACCATCCTCGGCGAGATCAAGCGCTACTTCCGGGACAACGTCCGCACCATGCACGTGCCCCGGCGGTTGCAGGAGCTGTGGGTCCAGGTCAGCGCGGCCATGGAGGACCTGACGGTCGCTCACGGCCGGATGCCCAAGGTCCCCGAGATCGCCGCCAACCTGCGGATCCCCGAGGAGGACGTCCGGGCCTGCCTGGACGCCGGGCGGGCCTACAACGCCACCTCGCTGGAGGCGGCGCAGGAGCACGACGGCGGCCTGGCGCTGCTGGACCGGCTCGGCTACGAGGACGCCACCCTCACCCATGTGGAGCATCGGGACATGGTGCGTCATCTCCTCGTCCAGCTGCCCGAACGGGAGCGGCAGATCGTGATGCTGCGCTTCTTCGGCAACCTGACGCAGTCGCAGATCAGCACCGAGCTCGGAATGTCGCAAATGCACGTATCCCGCCTGCTGGCCAGGATCTTCACCCGCCTGCGCAACAGCAACTCCTGGGAGGCCTAG
- the tadA gene encoding tRNA adenosine(34) deaminase TadA, protein MRTDPIRDKWAPAMRLALAEARHALPTGDVPVGAVVLGPDGAVLGRGHNEREAVGDPTAHAEVQAIREAARALGEWRLTGCTLVVTLEPCTMCAGAIVLSRLDRVVYGALDDKAGAAGSLWDVVRDRRLNHRPQVVSGVLADTCAAALRAFFDPHRTPTTPPPESV, encoded by the coding sequence ATGCGCACCGATCCCATCCGCGACAAGTGGGCCCCGGCCATGCGGCTGGCCCTGGCCGAGGCCCGGCACGCCCTGCCGACCGGGGACGTCCCCGTCGGCGCGGTGGTGCTGGGCCCGGACGGGGCGGTCCTCGGCCGGGGCCACAACGAGCGCGAGGCCGTCGGCGACCCGACCGCCCACGCCGAGGTCCAGGCCATCCGCGAGGCGGCCCGGGCCCTCGGCGAGTGGCGGCTGACCGGCTGCACCCTCGTGGTCACCCTGGAGCCCTGCACCATGTGCGCGGGCGCGATCGTGCTGTCCCGGCTGGACCGCGTGGTCTACGGCGCCCTGGACGACAAGGCGGGCGCGGCCGGCTCGCTCTGGGACGTGGTCCGCGACCGCCGCCTCAACCACCGCCCCCAGGTCGTCTCCGGCGTCCTCGCCGACACCTGCGCCGCCGCCCTGCGCGCCTTCTTCGACCCCCACCGCACCCCCACCACGCCCCCACCGGAATCCGTTTAG
- a CDS encoding LytR C-terminal domain-containing protein — translation MLTPPGLKGKQYRITGTAYPRLRRPHQRRRHVLIAIAGVLTLSVLTWGTVQLVDVFGGGKHATAATACVRALSARLPDPGSADSLVAPPGTPGAAVGRASGAVSGPPSGSASAGASGAAAPPGAAAAKGITVNVYNATDKAGLAGRTAALLKQRGFTIGTVGNAPAQLQDKVTGTARITGGAAGTKAVTVLRSEVAGAVPATDQRKDASVDLVLGNGFTALATPDQAAQALALAAGPAPSASAHC, via the coding sequence ATGTTGACTCCTCCAGGCCTCAAGGGAAAGCAGTACCGGATCACGGGCACTGCCTATCCCCGGCTGCGGCGCCCGCACCAGCGGCGTCGCCACGTACTGATCGCGATCGCCGGCGTACTGACGCTCTCCGTGCTCACCTGGGGCACGGTGCAGTTGGTCGACGTCTTCGGCGGCGGCAAGCACGCCACGGCGGCCACGGCCTGCGTCCGTGCCCTGTCGGCGCGGCTGCCGGACCCGGGCTCGGCCGACAGCCTGGTCGCGCCGCCCGGCACGCCGGGCGCGGCGGTCGGCCGCGCTTCCGGCGCCGTCTCGGGACCGCCCTCGGGATCGGCCTCGGCCGGGGCCTCCGGCGCCGCGGCACCGCCGGGCGCGGCGGCGGCCAAGGGGATCACGGTCAACGTCTACAACGCGACCGACAAGGCCGGTCTGGCCGGGCGCACCGCCGCCCTGCTGAAGCAGCGCGGCTTCACCATCGGCACCGTCGGCAACGCCCCGGCCCAGCTCCAGGACAAGGTCACCGGCACCGCCCGGATCACCGGCGGGGCCGCCGGGACGAAGGCGGTGACGGTGCTGCGGTCCGAGGTGGCGGGCGCCGTCCCGGCCACCGACCAGCGCAAGGACGCCTCGGTGGACCTGGTGCTCGGGAACGGCTTCACCGCGCTGGCCACCCCGGACCAGGCCGCCCAGGCACTGGCCCTGGCCGCCGGACCGGCCCCGTCCGCCTCGGCCCACTGCTGA
- the upp gene encoding uracil phosphoribosyltransferase: MRIHVLDHPLVAHKLSTLRDERTDSPTFRRLADELVTLLAYEATRDVRTEQVEITTPVAVTTGVRLSYPRPLVVPILRAGLGMLDGMTRLLPTAEVGFLGMVRNEETLEASTYATRMPDDLSGRQVYVLDPMLATGGTLVAAIRLLIERGADDVTAICLLAAPEGLKVLERELGGLPVTLVTAAVDDHLNENGYIVPGLGDAGDRLYGTVGD; this comes from the coding sequence ATGCGGATTCATGTCCTGGACCACCCCCTGGTGGCGCACAAGCTCTCCACGCTGCGTGACGAGCGCACCGACTCACCCACCTTCCGCCGGCTCGCGGACGAGCTGGTGACGCTGCTCGCGTACGAGGCGACCCGGGACGTCCGGACCGAGCAGGTGGAGATCACCACCCCGGTCGCGGTCACCACCGGGGTCCGGCTCAGCTATCCGCGTCCGCTGGTGGTGCCGATCCTGCGGGCCGGGCTCGGCATGCTCGACGGGATGACCCGGCTGCTGCCGACCGCGGAGGTCGGCTTCCTCGGCATGGTGCGCAACGAGGAGACGCTGGAGGCGTCCACCTACGCCACCCGGATGCCGGACGACCTGTCCGGCCGTCAGGTGTACGTGCTGGACCCGATGCTGGCCACCGGCGGCACCCTGGTCGCGGCGATCCGGCTGCTGATCGAGCGGGGCGCGGACGACGTCACCGCGATCTGCCTGCTGGCCGCGCCCGAGGGCCTGAAGGTGCTGGAGCGGGAACTCGGCGGGCTGCCGGTCACCCTGGTCACCGCGGCGGTGGACGACCACCTCAACGAGAACGGCTACATCGTCCCCGGGCTCGGCGACGCGGGCGACCGGCTGTACGGCACGGTCGGGGACTGA